Proteins encoded within one genomic window of Stigmatopora argus isolate UIUO_Sarg chromosome 21, RoL_Sarg_1.0, whole genome shotgun sequence:
- the chd4a gene encoding chromodomain-helicase-DNA-binding protein 4a, which yields MSGSEDDRDDYGAPSDDRLMHDDEDEELSENEIQKVKKKKKAKKSRESKSSKRRSRREELAISSPEPMDTGGPEEDGGQARRSDSEGSDYTPGRKKKKRGSGNKEKKRGSERGSSKKKEPEPEEEEEDDDDDDDDDFAEPKSSSQLLENWGMEDIEHIFTEEDYRSLTNYKAFSQFVRPLIAAKNPKIAVSKMMMVLGAKWREFSTNNPLRGAAAANAALATANVPAAVDNMVAEAAPPPPPPPPAPAPVEPQQPPPPPPLRKAKTKEGKGPNARKKSKAATKPQEKKNNAKTKKVAPLKIKLGGFNSKRKRSSSEEDEPDVDSDFEDGSMNSVSVTEGSNSRSARGKKKPSSKAKPKRKKAEDGDGYETDHQDYCEVCQQGGEIILCDTCPRAYHMVCLDPDMEKAPEGTWSCPHCEKEGIQWEAREEPSEGEEENADGGEMEEDDHHMEFCRVCKDGGELLCCDSCPSSYHIHCLNPPLPEIPNGEWICPRCLCPAMKGKVQRILTWQWGEPPPPTPVPRPPDLPADVPDPSPLAGRPEREFFAKWFSMSYWHCSWVTELQLELHCQVMFRNYQRKNDMDEPPPIDFGDGEEDKSEKRKNKDPMYAKLDEKYLRFGIKMEWLMIHRILNHNLDRKNNVHYLIKWRELPYDQATWEADDMDIPEFDTYKVQYWNHRELMMGDDGKPGKKIKVKGRVKRVDRPPENPVVDPTIKFDRQPEYLDSTGGTLHPYQLEGLNWLRFSWAQGTDTILADEMGLGKTVQTAVFLYSLYKEGHSKGPFLVSAPLSTIINWEREFEMWAPGMYVVTYVGDKDSRAVIRENEFSFEDNAIRGGKKASRMKKDSSIKFHVLLTSYELITIDMAILGSIDWACLVVDEAHRLKNNQSKFFRILNNYPLQHRLLLTGTPLQNNLEELFHLLNFLTPERFSNLEGFLEEFADIAKEDQIKKLHDMLGPHMLRRLKADVFKHMPSKTELILRVELSPQQKKYYKFILTRNFEALNTKGGGNQVSLLNVVMDLKKCCNHPFLFPGAAMEAPKLPNGMYDGSSLVKAAGKLMLLQKMMRKLKDGGHRVLIFSQMTKMLDLLEDFLENEGYKYERIDGSITGGMRQEAIDRFNAPGAPQFAFLLSTRAGGLGINLATADTVIIYDSDWNPHNDIQAFSRAHRIGQNKKVMIYRFVTKASVEERITQVAKKKMMLTHLVVRPGLGSKTGSMSKQELDDILKFGTEELFKDECEGENKEEDSSVIHYDDKAIDRLLDRDLHATDDTELQSMNEYLSSFKVAQYVVKDEDEEEEEVQREIIKQEESVDPDYWEKLLRHHYEQQQEDLARNLGKGKRIRKQVNYNDGSQEDRADWQDDQSDGQSDYSVASEEGDEDFDERSEANSRRPNRKGLRNDRDKPLPPLLARVGGNIEVLGFNSRQRKAFLNAVMRYGMPPQDAFTTQWLVRDLRGKSEKEFKAYVSLFMRHLCEPGADGAETFADGVPREGLSRQHVLTRIGVMSLIRKKVQEFEHVNGLWSLPWMAELEENKRAAQPDSPGKTPSTGTPADTQPNTPAPVDESKSDEAIKEADKDTKKEGEADRNGKDATKNSNEVIAIPDDDDKSPQVSEEKKAEEPMQVDKATNGEADSAKDSESDKKSPASADDSASPSDTKSEDSKNPDSDGKDDKSEKMETTPAAEDKKAAKEDKDAPKSEEVAKLQNGDGGKESAAALEEKKKVKGRFMFNIADGGFTELHSLWQNEERAATVTKKTNEIWHRRHDYWLLAGIIQHGYARWQDIQNDAKFAILNEPFKGEMNRGNFLEIKNKFLARRFKLLEQALVIEEQLRRAAYLNMSEDPSHPSMALNTRFSEVECLAESHQHLSKESMSGNKPANAVLHKVLKQLEELLSDMKADVTRLPATIARIPPVAVRLQMSERNILSRLASRGPDTHTQTHAQQVHKRAVLSKYEFHRKNTAAADAPLPR from the exons GAACCCAAATCGTCCTCACAGCTGCTGGAGAATTGGGGCATGGAGGACATAGAACACATCTTCACCGAGGAGGACTACCGCTCGCTGACAAACTACAAAGCCTTCAGTCAGTTTGTCAG GCCTCTCATCGCTGCCAAAAACCCCAAAATTGCCGTTTCCAAGATGATGATGGTTCTCGGTGCTAAATGGCGAGAGTTTAGCACGAACAACCCGCTGAGAGGGGCGGCCGCCGCTAATGCCGCCCTCGCCACGGCCAATGTTCCCGCCGCCGTGGACAACATGGTGGCCGAGGCCGCCCCGCCACCTCCACCGCCACCGCCCGCGCCTGCCCCGGTCGAGCCTCAGCAGCCCCCACCGCCGCCCCCCCTGCGAAAGGCCAAAACCAAGGAAGGCAAAG gtCCAAACGCCCGCAAAAAGTCGAAGGCGGCCACCAAACCGCAAGAAAAGAAGAACAACGCCAAGACTAAGAAAGTGGCGCCTCTCAAGATCAAGTTGGGAGGCTTCAACAGCAAGAGAAAACGATCATCG AGCGAAGAGGACGAGCCCGATGTGGACAGCGACTTCGAGGACGGCAGCATGAACAGCGTCTCTGTAACGGAAGGCTCCAACAGCCGCAGCGCTCGTGGCAAAAAGAAGCCTTCGTCCAAGGCCAAGCCCAAGAGGAAGAAAG CCGAGGATGGCGACGGCTACGAGACGGACCATCAAGACTATTGCGAGGTGTGCCAGCAGGGCGGGGAGATCATCCTGTGCGACACCTGTCCGCGAGCCTATCACATGGTGTGCCTGGACCCCGACATGGAAAAGGCCCCCGAGGGCACATGGAGCTGCCCGCACTGC GAGAAGGAGGGCATTCAGTGGGAGGCGAGGGAGGAGCCCTCGGAAGGCGAGGAGGAGAATGCAGATGGcggggagatggaggaggacgACCACCACATGGAGTTCTGCCGTGTGTGCAAGGATGGAGGCGAGCTGCTGTGCTGCGATTCGTGTCCGTCGTCCTACCACATCCACTGCCTCAACCCGCCTCTGCCCGAGATCCCCAACGGAGAATGGATTTGCCCGCGCTGCCTG TGCCCAGCAATGAAAGGAAAGGTCCAGAGGATCTTGACCTGGCAGTGGGGAGAACCTCCTCCGCCGACGCCGGTGCCTCGGCCACCGGACCTCCCGGCGGATGTGCCCGATCCCTCTCCGCTGGCAGGCCGACCCGAGCGAGAATTCTTTGCCAAGTGGTTCAGCATGTCCTACTGGCACTGCTCATGGGTTACAGAGCTGCAG ctGGAACTCCACTGCCAGGTAATGTTTAGGAACTATCAGAGGAAGAACGACATGGATGAGCCGCCGCCCATCGACTTTGGGGACGGGGAGGAAGACAAGAGCGAAAAGAGGAAGAACAAGGACCCGATGTACGCAAAGCTGGACGAAAAGTACCTCCGCTTTGGAATCAAGATGGAGTGGCTGATGATTCACCGGATCCTGAACCACAA CTTGGACAGAAAGAACAACGTGCACTACCTGATCAAGTGGCGCGAGCTACCGTACGATCAGGCCACCTGGGAGGCGGATGACATGGACAtccccgagtttgacacctacAAAGTGCAATACTGGAACCACAG AGAACTGATGATGGGCGACGATGGCAAACCCGGAAAGAAAATCAAGGTCAAAGGCCGCGTCAAACGTGTGGACAGACCTCCGGAAAACCCTGTCGTGGAT CCCACCATCAAGTTTGACCGTCAGCCCGAGTACCTGGACAGCACGGGCGGAACGTTGCACCCCTACCAGCTGGAGGGCCTCAACTGGCTGCGCTTCTCCTGGGCACAGGGCACCGACACCATCTTAGCTGACGAGATGGGGCTCGGCAAGACGGTCCAGACGGCCGTTTTCCTCTACTCGCTTTATAAAGAG GGTCACTCTAAGGGTCCATTCCTGGTCAGCGCGCCACTCTCCACCATCATCAATTGGGAGAGGGAGTTTGAAATGTGGGCCCCAGGTATGTACGTGGTGACGTACGTCGGGGACAAAGATAGCCGGGCTGTCATCCGCGAGAACGAGTTCTCCTTTGAGGACAACGCCATCCGAGGTGGCAAAAAGGCCTCCAGGATGAAG AAAGACTCATCTATCAAGTTCCATGTGCTGCTGACTTCCTACGAGCTGATCACCATCGACATGGCCATTCTGGGCTCCATTGACTGGGCCTGTCTGGTGGTAGACGAGGCCCACAGGCTCAAGAACAACCAGTCCAAG TTTTTCCGCATCTTGAACAACTACCCGCTCCAACACCGGTTGCTGCTAACTGGAACGCCGTTACAAAACAACCTTGAGGAACTGTTCCACCTCCTCAACTTCCTCACGCCCGAGAGATTCAG CAACCTGGAGGGCTTCCTGGAGGAGTTTGCTGACATCGCCAAAGAGGACCAAATCAAGAAGCTCCACGATATGCTTGGTCCGCACATGCTCAGGAGGCTCAAGGCCGACGTCTTCAAGCACATGCCCTCCAAGACCGAGCTCATTCTCCGGGTAGAGCTCAGCCCGCAGCAGAA GAAGTACTACAAATTCATCCTGACCCGAAATTTTGAAGCTCTCAACACCAAAGGAGGAGGCAACCAGGTCTCGCTACTCAACGTGGTCATGGACCTCAAAAAATGCTGCAACCACCCCTTCCTCTTCCCCGGAGCCGCCATG GAAGCGCCAAAGCTGCCCAACGGTATGTACGACGGCAGCTCGCTCGTCAAGGCCGCCGGAAAGCTGATGTTGCTGCAGAAGATGATGAGGAAGTTGAAGGACGGAGGCCACAGAGTTCTCATCTTCTCTCAG ATGACCAAAATGCTGGACCTGCTGGAAGACTTCCTGGAGAACGAAGGCTACAAATACGAGCGCATAGACGGCAGCATCACGGGGGGGATGAGGCAGGAGGCCATCGACCGCTTCAACG CTCCGGGCGCTCCGCAGTTTGCCTTCCTTCTGTCCACGAGGGCCGGAGGTCTGGGGATCAACCTGGCTACCGCCGACACTGTCATCATATACGACTCGGACTGGAATCCGCACAATGACATACAA GCTTTCAGTCGAGCTCATCGAATCGGTCAGAACAAAAAAGTCATGATCTACCGCTTTGTCACCAAGGCGTCGGTGGAGGAAAGGATCACGCAG GTAGCCAAGAAGAAGATGATGCTGACCCACCTGGTGGTCCGACCGGGCCTGGGCTCCAAGACTGGTTCCATGTCCAAACAGGAACTGGACGACATCCTTAAGTTCGGGACGGAGGAGCTCTTCAAGGACGAGTGCGAGG GCGAGAACAAAGAGGAGGACAGCAGCGTCATCCACTACGACGACAAGGCCATCGACCGTCTGCTGGACCGAGACCTGCACGCCACCGACGACACAGAGCTGCAGAGCATGAACGAGTACCTCAGTTCCTTCAAGGTGGCGCAGTACGTGGTCAaagacgaggacgaggag GAGGAGGAGGTCCAGCGAGAGATCATCAAGCAGGAGGAGAGCGTGGACCCCGACTACTGGGAGAAGCTGTTGCGCCACCACTACGAGCAGCAGCAGGAGGACTTGGCCCGCAATCTGGGCAAAGGCAAGCGCATACGCAAGCAGGTCAACTACAACGATGGCTCGCAGGAGGACCGAG CCGACTGGCAAGACGACCAGTCAGACGGCCAGTCGGATTACTCTGTGGCTTCTGAGGAGGGAGACGAGGACTTTGACGAGCGATCTGAAG CCAATTCGCGGCGGCCCAACAGGAAGGGCCTGCGGAACGACAGAGACAAACCACTTCCCCCCCTGCTGGCCAGGGTGGGAGGCAACATTGAG GTGCTGGGTTTCAACTCGCGGCAGAGGAAGGCCTTCCTCAACGCCGTCATGCGTTACGGCATGCCCCCCCAGGACGCCTTCACCACCCAGTGGTTGGTCCGAGACCTGCGAGGGAAATCGGAGAAGGAGTTCAA GGCTTACGTCTCGCTGTTCATGCGCCACTTGTGCGAGCCCGGAGCCGACGGCGCCGAGACTTTCGCGGACGGCGTCCCCAGGGAAGGCTTGTCGAGGCAGCACGTGCTGACCCGTATCGGCGTCATGTCGCTCATTCGCAAAAAG GTGCAAGAGTTCGAGCACGTCAACGGCTTGTGGTCGTTGCCGTGGATGGCCGAACTGGAGGAAAACAAAAGGGCAGCCCAGCCCGACTCGCCGGGAAAGACGCCGTCCACGGGGACGCCCGCGGACACACAACCCAACACGCCCGCTCCAG TTGACGAATCGAAAAGCGACGAGGCCATCAAGGAAGCGGACAAAGACACGAAGAAAGAAGGCGAGGCTGACCGGAATGGAAAAGACGCCACCAAGAACTCCAACGAG GTCATCGCCATccccgacgacgacgacaagaGTCCGCAGGTGTCGGAGGAGAAGAAGGCCGAGGAGCCCATGCAGGTGGACAAGGCCACCAATGGGGAAGCCGATAGCGCCAAGGACAGCGAGAGCGACAAGAAAAGTCCGGCGAGTGCAGACGATTCGGCTTCACCCTCGGATACCAAGAGCGAAGACTCGAAAAATCCTGACTCAGATGGCAAAG ATGACAAGTCAGAGAAGATGGAAACAACCCCTGCCGCGGAGGACAAGAAAG CCGCCAAGGAGGACAAGGACGCCCCTAAAAGCGAGGAGGTTGCCAAACTGCAAAATGGCGACGGTGGCAAAGAGAGCGCCGCCGCcctggaggagaagaagaaagttAAGGGCCGCTTCATGTTCAACATCGCCGACGGAGGCTTCACAG AGCTCCACTCATTGTGGCAGAACGAAGAGCGCGCCGCCACCGTGACCAAGAAGACCAACGAGATTTGGCACCGACGTCACGACTACTGGCTTCTGGCCGGAATAATACA ACACGGCTACGCGCGCTGGCAGGACATCCAGAATGACGCCAAGTTCGCCATCCTCAACGAGCCCTTCAAGGGAGAGATGAATCGAGGCAACTTCCTGGAAATCAAAAACAAGTTCCTGGCTAGGAGATTCAAG ctaCTGGAGCAGGCGCTAGTGATCGAGGAGCAGCTGCGCCGCGCCGCCTACCTCAATATGTCGGAGGACCCGTCGCACCCCTCCATGGCGCTCAACACACGTTTCAGTGAGGTGGAGTGCCTGGCCGAGTCGCACCAACACCTGAGCAAGGAGTCCATGTCGGGAAACAAGCCGGCCAACGCCGTCCTGCACAAAG TGCTGAAACAGCTGGAGGAACTCCTGAGCGACATGAAGGCGGACGTCACGCGCCTGCCGGCGACCATCGCCCGAATCCCGCCGGTGGCCGTCCGTCTGCAAATGTCCGAAAGGAACATCCTCAGCCGCCTAGCCAGCCGTGGGCCTGACACGCACACGCAGACGCACGCGCAACAG GTCCACAAGAGGGCAGTGTTGTCCAAATACGAATTTCATCGGAAGAACACAGCTGCAGCAG atgcTCCGTTGCCCCGGTAA